In Pseudomonadota bacterium, the genomic window GCGACTAAATGTACCGGCTGCCGCGGCTGCCAGTTGGCCTGCAAACAGTGGAACAGTCTACCCGCCGGCCAGACTGAAAACCACGGCAGTTACCAGAATCCGCAAACCCTTAATCCCTCCACCTGGCTGCTGATTCGTTTCGACGAAATCGCAGCCGGTGACGATGGCGTCAAATGGCTTTTTCGCAAGGATTCCTGCATGCATTGCAGTGATGCGGCCTGCGTGATTGCCTGCCCGAGCGGCGCCCTCTTTCACACTAGTCACGGCACGGTTGCTCTCGATCAGAAAAAATGTATCGGTTGTAAACAGTGCACTATCGTCTGCCCTTTCGGGGTGCCGCAGTATGATCCCGGAACCGAAAAGGTCGCCAAATGTGACATGTGCTTCTCTCGTCTGGAAAACAACCTTGAACCGGCCTGTGTCAAGGCCTGTCCGACCGGCGCCCTGCAATTCGGAGAAGCCGGGGAAATGCGTGAAGTGATTAAAGATCGTCTGGCCGCGTTGGGAGGCGAGGGCCGGCTGTATGGGGACCAGTTTGTCGGCGGCACTCATCTGCTCTACATTCTGCCGGCGGACCCGCGCCAGTACAGCGGCCTGCCGATCCGGCCGCAGGTTCCGGCGGCGTTGAGCACCTGGAAGGACATCCTCAAACCTCTGGCCCTGCTGGCTCCGGGAGCCGTGCTGGCCGGCACCTTTTTCCACTACCTGACTAAAGGCCCCAAAGACGTGACTGAATATGGCCGGAAAGGAGATTCCTGAAATGTTACTCATCAAAAAAGGAATGGTCAAGGTGTCGACAACCTTTGAACGTCTGGTGCACTGGTATCTGGCCCTGAGTTGTCTGTTGTTGCTTGTTACCGGGCTGGGTATGATGTTCCATTCCTTTAACTTTGTCTCGGTCCCTTTCGGCGGTCTTAAAAATCTGAAGCTGGTGCATAACGGTTCCGGGCTGATTTTTATTTCGGCCCTGTTTCTGGCCGTGGTTACCTGGTGGAAGGATGCCGCGTCTCTGGATTTGCCAAATGATCTTGAATGGTTGAAAAAAGGTGGCGGCTACCTTTGGAAGGTTGACCACTTACCGGAAACCGGCAAATACAATCCGGGTCAGAAAATCTTTTTCATGGTGGTCGTGGTTGTCGGTTTGATGATGATCGGCAGTGGTTTGCTGATGTGGCGGCCGGAAGGGTGGAGCCGGGACCTGATCAATCTGATGTACGCCCTGCATGCTCTGGGCGTGGTTCTGCTGCTGCCTTTTATCGTCGTGCATCTTTACCTCGGCACGGTCGGGGTGCCGGGCTCGGCGGCCATTGTTTTGACCGGTTACACCACCAAGGCCTGGTGCCTGAGTCAGTGTCCGAAATGGTTGCGTAAAAAGGAAAAGGAAGGCAGCCTCGAATACTATACCGGCAACGGTGACTGATGATGACCGAGTTTTGCGGCCGAAAGATTACCGCAATCGGCGGATCTTCGGCCGCAAAACCGGGCCTTTGCCCGCGACCGCTCAACCCGAGAGCGGTGCCGAGATCTCCAGACTTCCGGAAAGACCGGAAAAATCAGGAAACCCATGAAAACACTTGCTGACTATCGTGCCGAGCTGCCCCATTATGGTGATTGTATTGCTTTACTAAACAGCGTTCGTGAGCTGAGAAAACGGTATCGCGAAAATCCGCTCGGGGATATTTTTGCCCTGTTGCCGAGCGCCGCCGCAAGTAGGCTTGAATCCGGCCGGCCCCTGACTGATCTGGGTCGGGAAAAACACGATCTGCAAAAGCCGCGGGCCTATTTTCTAGAGCTCCTGGGCATCGCCGCGTTTTTCGACGCCGAGGCGAGTTCTCGCCTGCGTCTTGAGCTCAACCGCGATGCGGAACTTTATGGGGAAATGGTGCGCCGGCTGTTCAATCCCGAGGTTCGGGAAGCCGGCTCGCAGAAGACCGAAGCCAACCCCGCCGGGGAGGAGGCTCAGCTCGATCTGACCACTTGGTTGCTGAATGAAAGCCTGAAGCCGTTTTTTATCGCCTGCAGAGAAAAACATGACTCCCGACTGCGCGGCCTTTCCTGGGCACAGAGCCGTTGTCCGGTTTGTTCACGGCCTGCGTCTCTGGGGCTGATTCGCAATGAGAACGGCACGCGTTCGCTGTTTTGTCTGCAATGCGATTGGGAATGGCCTTTTCCGCGCCTGCAATGTCCTTTCTGCGGCGGCCGGGAGCCGAAAGACCTTGCCTATTTTACGGTTGAGGGCGACGAGAAGCGCCGGGTTGATATCTGTCGGCACTGCCGCCGCTATCTGAAAACCTTTGACGCCCGCAAATTGGGAGCGGAGCTGAGTCCGGAGCTGGAAAACCTGGTTTCTCTGCATCTGGATCTTAGGGCCGCGGTCGAAGGTTACTCCTGATCTTGTCCGGATAGTTCATCCCAGCAGAAAACAGCGGCCTTGACTCGGTTTTCCGGCTTGAATTTGTGCATCCGAATTATCGTGAGAGTTCCGCATTTTGCACAACCCTTAAATTTCCGGGGCGCTTGCAGGCGGCGATTTTCACCTGTCGCGAGCAGAAAATGCGAGTTGTCTTTCCCTCGTCGGCCATCCTGGTTAGCTGTTCATAAACCTGCCGGTGCACGCCGCAGACCTTTGTTTTTCTCGATATTTATTGTCGGAAAAAGACGCGAATAAAATTTATTTATCGCGTCGTTCGGGCTTTTTCAGTGGTATCTCACCACAGTCACTTGTCCCGAAGCCATCCACTGGTTGAATTTTTTTCTGAGAAAGATTTTGCACTGCCGCCGGCTCGGCGGCCAGAGCAGGAGAATGCCGGCGAAATCGGTGAGAAATCCTGGGGTCAGCAGCACCATTCCGGCGACAAAGATCAGCGCCGCGTCAATCATTTCTTCGGCCGGAGTGACGCCTTTCTGCAGGCTTCGGCGGATTCTCAGCATGGTTTCGGCTCCCTGCCAGCGGGCCAGACCGGCGCCGATTATTCCGGTCAATAACACTATCAGCAGGGTGTTGAACAAGCCAATGGCCCCGCCGAGTTTGAGGAAAAGGAAAATTTCCAGAGCCGGGACCAGGGTGAAAGCCAGAAAAAGTTTCAACATCGCAAGTTATCCTTATGTTTTTAAAAATCGTCGGCCGAACCACGTTTTTTCGCGCCGTTCCCAACCTTTGCCGTCAGCTTTGTATTCATATTGCCTATCGGTCGGGGAAATGTCAAGGGCCGAAAAAACCGTGATCGGCCATAAAAAAACTTGATTTTTTAAAAACAAACAAATACTATCAAGATTAGGTTCCACTTAAGTTTGGCGCTTTGCCGTCGGGCTGCGGCAATTTAAAACAGACCACGGCCCGTTCTCCCCCGTTGACAAAGGAGCTGTTTTCATGTGGGAGTACACCGAGAAAGTCAAGGAACATTTTCTTAATCCACGCAATGTCGGAGAGGTTGAAAATCCGGACGGGGTCGGCGATGTCGGTTCCCTTTCCTGCGGTGATGCTCTGCGGCTGACCTTTAAACTTGATGCTCAGGGGCGGATAGCGGAAGCTAAGGTCAAGACCTTCGGTTGCGCCAGCGCCATTGCCTCGGGCTCGGCTTTAACCGAGATGATGATCGGTAAGACCATTGAAGATGCGGAAAAGATAACCAATCAGCAGATCGCCGATTATCTCGGTGGCCTGCCCAAGGAGAAGATGCACTGTTCGGTCATGGGACATGAAGCCCTGGAAAAAGCGATTGCCTGTTATCGGGGGATTCCGCTTGAAAAAAAGGAAGGTAAACTTATCTGCGAGTGTTTTGGTGTGACCGATCTAGAAATCATGCGGGCGATTCAGGAAAATCGCCTGAAAACCGTAGAAGAAGTAACCAATTTTACCAAGGCCGGCGGTGGTTGCGAACGTTGTCATGGGGATATCGCCAGGTTGATTCTGGAGGTGCAGAATCAACCCCAGCCTGAGTTGCCTCCCAAACAGCTTACCAACATTCAGCGGATGCACTTGATTGAAGAAACCCTGGAGCGTGAGATTCGTCCTTCACTGCAACTTGACGGTGGTGATGTTGAATTGATAGATGTAATCGGCAATCGGGTCATGGTTGCGACTCGCGGCGCCTGTTCCTCCTGCAAGTCGGCGCCGATCACCCTGAAAAATCTGGTCGAGGCGAAGCTCAGGGAGTTCGTCAGCCCGGAGCTGGTGGTTGAGGAGGTTGCCAGATGAAACCGGTTTATGTCGACAATAATGCCACCACCCGGGTTGCCGATGAAGTCCTGGCGGCCATGCAGCCGTTTTTTTGTGAAGACTACGGCAATCCTTCGAGTATGCATTTCGTCGGGGGACGGGTGGCTCCGCGCCTCAAGGAGGCCCGGGAGCAGGTTGCGTTTTTGCTGGGGGCCTTGGCGGATGAAATCGTTTTCACCAGCTGCGGCACGGAAAGTGACAATACCGCCGTGCATGCGGCGCTGTTGGCCGATCCCGGTAAGCGTCATCTGGTAACCACTCGGGTTGAGCATCCGGCCATTGGTTCTTTGTTCAGCACTTTGAGTCGGCAGGGTTACCGGATTACGGAAATTCCGGTGGATAGCGATGGTGCCCTCGACTTGGGGCGTCTGGAGGAAAGCCTGAGCGCGGATACGGCGCTGGTTTCAATCATGTGGGCCAACAATGAAACCGGGGTCATCTTTCCGGTTGAAGACATCGCCGCGATGTGCCGAGCGCGGGGGATCACCTTTCATACCGACGCCGTGCAGGCGGTCGGCAAACTCCCGATTAATTTGCATGACAGCTGTATCGATATGCTTTCGCTGTCCGGCCACAAACTCCATGCGCCCAAGGGAATCGGTGCACTTTATGTGCGCAAGGGAACGAAGTTTTCCCCTTTCATGATTGGCGGCCATCAGGAGAAGGGTCGCCGGGCCGGGACTGAAAATGTTCCCGGGATCATCGCTCTGGGTAAAGCCTGCGAGCTCGCCGGTCGTAATCTGGCAGAGGAAAATACTCGTGTGCGGGAGCTTCGCGACCATCTTGAAAATGAGTTGATCAGGTTGATTCCCGAATCCCGGATCAACGGAGCCCGCAGTCAGCGGACCCCGAATACCGCTAATATCAGTTTCGCCAATATCGAAGGCGAAAGTATTCTTTTGATGCTTAATGAATTCGGCATCTGCGCTTCTTCAGGTTCGGCTTGTACCTCGGGTTCCCTGGAGCCTTCCCATGTCATGCGAGCCATGGGAGTGCCTTTCACGATGGCGCATGGCTCGATCCGTTTCAGCCTGAGTGTTTATAATACGCGGGCGGATGTTGACGAAATCATCAAGCGGCTGCCGCCAATTGTGACTCGTTTGAGAACTCTGTCGCCGTTCACTTGAACCGGCTTAAATTATCAAGGCGAAGAAGGGTTCCGGTGCTTTCGGAAACATTGCG contains:
- a CDS encoding 4Fe-4S dicluster domain-containing protein, translated to MSQKIKLYDATKCTGCRGCQLACKQWNSLPAGQTENHGSYQNPQTLNPSTWLLIRFDEIAAGDDGVKWLFRKDSCMHCSDAACVIACPSGALFHTSHGTVALDQKKCIGCKQCTIVCPFGVPQYDPGTEKVAKCDMCFSRLENNLEPACVKACPTGALQFGEAGEMREVIKDRLAALGGEGRLYGDQFVGGTHLLYILPADPRQYSGLPIRPQVPAALSTWKDILKPLALLAPGAVLAGTFFHYLTKGPKDVTEYGRKGDS
- a CDS encoding formate dehydrogenase subunit gamma — its product is MKKGMVKVSTTFERLVHWYLALSCLLLLVTGLGMMFHSFNFVSVPFGGLKNLKLVHNGSGLIFISALFLAVVTWWKDAASLDLPNDLEWLKKGGGYLWKVDHLPETGKYNPGQKIFFMVVVVVGLMMIGSGLLMWRPEGWSRDLINLMYALHALGVVLLLPFIVVHLYLGTVGVPGSAAIVLTGYTTKAWCLSQCPKWLRKKEKEGSLEYYTGNGD
- the fdhE gene encoding formate dehydrogenase accessory protein FdhE, producing MKTLADYRAELPHYGDCIALLNSVRELRKRYRENPLGDIFALLPSAAASRLESGRPLTDLGREKHDLQKPRAYFLELLGIAAFFDAEASSRLRLELNRDAELYGEMVRRLFNPEVREAGSQKTEANPAGEEAQLDLTTWLLNESLKPFFIACREKHDSRLRGLSWAQSRCPVCSRPASLGLIRNENGTRSLFCLQCDWEWPFPRLQCPFCGGREPKDLAYFTVEGDEKRRVDICRHCRRYLKTFDARKLGAELSPELENLVSLHLDLRAAVEGYS
- a CDS encoding FxsA family protein — protein: MLKLFLAFTLVPALEIFLFLKLGGAIGLFNTLLIVLLTGIIGAGLARWQGAETMLRIRRSLQKGVTPAEEMIDAALIFVAGMVLLTPGFLTDFAGILLLWPPSRRQCKIFLRKKFNQWMASGQVTVVRYH
- the nifU gene encoding Fe-S cluster assembly protein NifU, yielding MWEYTEKVKEHFLNPRNVGEVENPDGVGDVGSLSCGDALRLTFKLDAQGRIAEAKVKTFGCASAIASGSALTEMMIGKTIEDAEKITNQQIADYLGGLPKEKMHCSVMGHEALEKAIACYRGIPLEKKEGKLICECFGVTDLEIMRAIQENRLKTVEEVTNFTKAGGGCERCHGDIARLILEVQNQPQPELPPKQLTNIQRMHLIEETLEREIRPSLQLDGGDVELIDVIGNRVMVATRGACSSCKSAPITLKNLVEAKLREFVSPELVVEEVAR
- the nifS gene encoding cysteine desulfurase NifS; its protein translation is MKPVYVDNNATTRVADEVLAAMQPFFCEDYGNPSSMHFVGGRVAPRLKEAREQVAFLLGALADEIVFTSCGTESDNTAVHAALLADPGKRHLVTTRVEHPAIGSLFSTLSRQGYRITEIPVDSDGALDLGRLEESLSADTALVSIMWANNETGVIFPVEDIAAMCRARGITFHTDAVQAVGKLPINLHDSCIDMLSLSGHKLHAPKGIGALYVRKGTKFSPFMIGGHQEKGRRAGTENVPGIIALGKACELAGRNLAEENTRVRELRDHLENELIRLIPESRINGARSQRTPNTANISFANIEGESILLMLNEFGICASSGSACTSGSLEPSHVMRAMGVPFTMAHGSIRFSLSVYNTRADVDEIIKRLPPIVTRLRTLSPFT